The sequence TGATATTATGGACAGCGCCTTTCAAGTACGGCACCCCTTCGATACGGATGACATCAGTACCGGCACCGATCACACGGCCGCCCATCTCATTGATGAAGTTCGCAAGGTCCACGATCTCCGGCTCTTTTGCGGCGTTTTCGATCGTCGTCGTCCCTTTCGCGAGGGCGGCAGCTGTCATGATGTTTTCAGTCGCTCCGACACTCGGGAAATCGAGATAGATCTTGGCGCCTTTCAAGCCGCCGTTCGCACGTGCTTCGACGAAGCCGTGTCCAAAGGAAATTTCAGCGCCCATCGCTTCGAAGCCTTTCAGGTGCTGGTCGATCGGACGTGATCCGATCGCACAGCCGCCGGGCATTGCCACGCGTGCAAACCCATTGCGTGCAAGCAGAGGACCCATTACTAAGATGGATGCACGCATTTTACGGACGTATTCGAACTGTGCTTCGCTCGTCAGTGTCTCGGTCGAGTCGATGATCAGCTCGCCTTCCTCCGGCTTATAGTCCGTTTTCGCATATAAGCTTTTCAGCACTTCGTTGATCGTGCGGACATCCGACAGATTCGGCACTTCCCGAATGATGTTTACACCTTCCGTTGCAAGCAGGGCAGCGGCAAGGATCGGGAGTACTGCGTTTTTAGCCCCTTCCACGCGCACCGTCCCGTGCAGCTGCCGTCCACCATTAATAATAATTTTATCCAAAACAAGCCCC comes from Sporosarcina trichiuri and encodes:
- the murA gene encoding UDP-N-acetylglucosamine 1-carboxyvinyltransferase, translated to MDKIIINGGRQLHGTVRVEGAKNAVLPILAAALLATEGVNIIREVPNLSDVRTINEVLKSLYAKTDYKPEEGELIIDSTETLTSEAQFEYVRKMRASILVMGPLLARNGFARVAMPGGCAIGSRPIDQHLKGFEAMGAEISFGHGFVEARANGGLKGAKIYLDFPSVGATENIMTAAALAKGTTTIENAAKEPEIVDLANFINEMGGRVIGAGTDVIRIEGVPYLKGAVHNIIPDRIETGTFMVAAAITGGDVTIENALPEHNAALISKLQEMGVVITELDEGIRITAEHPLKSVDLKTMPHPGFPTDMQSQMMALMLKAEGTGVLTETVFENRFMHVEEFRRMNADIKIEGRSVIMNGPSKLQGAEVAATDLRAAAALILAGLVADGVTRVTELVHLDRGYVNFHHKLKALGADIERVSSQSETADSEIVHS